A region from the Phycisphaerales bacterium genome encodes:
- a CDS encoding DNA polymerase III subunit gives MQHILGHNRAIETLQAALQAGRLHHAWIFHGPPGVGKRTTAEALAAILLDPDAAPNLAGVIEADPQSRTARLIAAGTHPDLHVVHRGLSSYVSDARTRRGKQTNIPAEVVREFIVDPAARSGHNSASRASKVFIVDEAELLDDNGQNILLKTLEEPPPGTVLILITAHEDELLPTIRSRCQRVAFGPLDDDAMGKWIAAAGFDLPATQLRWLVHFAQGSPGLATQAVRHGLFEWHETLAPMIRDLQVGAYAAEMGSTIARLIDAHATARQKENPNASKESGNREAADFVFILLSREIGALLGAAIAAGGDVEPHLSAIELVHEAERQLDSHLNLTQVFENLVIQWANLFDKAAT, from the coding sequence ATGCAGCACATCCTCGGCCACAACCGCGCCATCGAGACGCTCCAGGCCGCGCTCCAGGCCGGGCGCCTGCACCACGCGTGGATCTTCCACGGCCCGCCGGGCGTGGGCAAGCGCACGACGGCCGAGGCGCTGGCCGCGATCCTGCTCGACCCCGACGCCGCGCCCAATCTCGCCGGCGTGATCGAGGCCGACCCGCAGAGCCGCACGGCGCGCCTCATCGCCGCCGGCACGCATCCTGATCTCCACGTGGTCCATCGCGGCCTGTCGTCGTACGTGAGCGACGCGCGCACCCGCCGCGGCAAGCAGACGAACATCCCCGCCGAAGTGGTGCGCGAGTTCATCGTCGATCCCGCAGCGCGCTCGGGCCACAACAGCGCCTCGCGCGCTTCAAAGGTGTTCATCGTTGACGAAGCTGAGCTGCTCGACGACAACGGCCAGAACATCCTGCTCAAGACGCTCGAAGAGCCCCCACCGGGCACGGTGCTCATTCTCATCACCGCGCACGAAGATGAACTGCTGCCCACCATCCGCAGCCGCTGCCAGCGCGTGGCGTTCGGCCCGCTCGATGACGACGCGATGGGCAAGTGGATCGCCGCCGCGGGTTTCGATCTCCCGGCAACGCAGCTGCGCTGGCTGGTGCACTTCGCGCAGGGCTCGCCCGGTCTGGCGACGCAGGCCGTGCGGCACGGCCTGTTCGAGTGGCACGAGACGCTGGCGCCGATGATCCGCGATCTGCAGGTGGGCGCATATGCGGCGGAAATGGGCTCGACGATCGCCAGACTCATCGACGCCCACGCCACCGCCAGGCAGAAGGAGAACCCCAACGCCAGCAAGGAGTCAGGCAACCGCGAAGCAGCCGACTTCGTCTTCATTCTCCTGTCGCGCGAGATCGGGGCTCTGCTGGGCGCGGCGATCGCGGCGGGCGGCGACGTGGAGCCTCACCTGAGCGCCATCGAATTGGTCCACGAAGCCGAGCGCCAGCTCGACTCGCACCTCAATCTGACGCAGGTCTTTGAAAACCTCGTGATCCAGTGGGCGAACCTGTTCGACAAGGCGGCCACGTGA
- the fliS gene encoding flagellar export chaperone FliS translates to MNDQANAYLRQRVFSATPEELRLMLLEGALRFARQGADGLRERNFEKSYQGIHQCQDILMELINALRPEIAPDLCRRLAALYTYMYRRLMEASSQRDADIVDEVIKLLDYERETWVMAMEKLREERAGLKAAASGQRPSSPREPAEDRVAGLSISVQG, encoded by the coding sequence ATGAACGACCAGGCCAACGCCTATCTCCGCCAGCGCGTCTTTTCGGCCACGCCCGAGGAATTGCGGCTCATGCTGCTCGAAGGCGCCCTGCGCTTCGCTCGGCAGGGGGCCGACGGCCTGCGCGAGCGCAATTTCGAGAAGAGCTACCAGGGCATTCACCAGTGCCAGGACATCCTGATGGAGTTGATCAACGCGCTGCGGCCGGAGATCGCGCCGGACCTGTGCCGGCGCCTGGCGGCCCTGTACACCTACATGTACCGCCGGCTCATGGAAGCCAGTTCGCAGCGCGACGCCGACATTGTCGACGAGGTCATCAAGCTCCTCGACTACGAGCGCGAGACGTGGGTCATGGCGATGGAGAAGTTGCGCGAGGAGCGAGCCGGGCTGAAGGCCGCGGCTTCAGGACAGCGGCCATCGAGCCCGCGCGAACCGGCTGAGGATCGCGTCGCCGGCCTGTCCATCAGCGTGCAGGGCTAA